The following proteins are co-located in the Fusobacteria bacterium ZRK30 genome:
- a CDS encoding ATP-binding cassette domain-containing protein, translating into MNIIEFKDVAKSHLTQKLYENVNLEINKGEKIAIVGNNGSGKSTLLKLINEDEYPTYGDIVIEEEAQIAYFDQFGETSLDKSVKELLDSPFEHIIKAQVHLEEVSTQFTGEADNDEKVMEEFQKASDLFESLGAYDYIHLQSEFIDVFELGSKLDREFKDLSGGEKQYVRLAIALFKESNLVILDEPLSYFDKKKTAWLANFISKSSKAFLVVSHSIDFIRLFSNKFFDVDNFKVTTYEGDYRTYQKDKKIQLKEEKKENREKEFEIEKTRERIKKKEILVQGVGNNRSHAVILRRMERELERLEKGKNVHSKESEYTYNSSPEEYLTINKDIGDIIASVNNVSKEFPEKTLYKDVNFDILKNSKICIVGENGAGKSTLLKMILGEEVPTTGTIDINPKAKFSYIEQETILEDENMKITEYIQDKTGLNQDFIEGAIDSLFNYEEEFRSKKLYMLSGGEKKRLEIFTNILAETHLLVIDEPSTYMDSYSRSTIANMLNEYHGAVVLVTHDKELLRMINFEMFDIRDRLFREKERG; encoded by the coding sequence ATGAATATTATTGAATTTAAAGATGTAGCAAAATCACATTTAACTCAAAAGTTATATGAAAATGTTAATTTAGAGATCAACAAGGGAGAGAAGATTGCTATTGTTGGTAATAATGGAAGTGGAAAATCAACTTTATTAAAATTAATAAATGAAGATGAATATCCAACTTATGGAGATATAGTAATTGAAGAGGAAGCACAAATTGCTTACTTTGATCAATTTGGAGAAACAAGTTTAGATAAATCAGTAAAAGAGTTATTAGACTCACCATTTGAGCACATAATAAAAGCTCAAGTTCACTTAGAAGAAGTTTCGACTCAGTTTACTGGTGAAGCAGACAATGATGAAAAAGTAATGGAAGAATTTCAAAAAGCTTCAGATCTTTTTGAAAGTTTAGGAGCATATGACTATATTCATTTACAATCTGAATTTATAGATGTATTTGAATTAGGGAGTAAGTTAGATAGAGAATTTAAAGATTTAAGTGGTGGAGAAAAGCAATATGTAAGACTTGCAATAGCTTTATTCAAAGAATCTAACCTTGTAATCTTAGATGAACCATTATCATATTTTGATAAAAAGAAAACTGCTTGGTTAGCTAACTTTATTTCTAAAAGTTCTAAAGCATTTTTAGTAGTTTCTCATAGTATTGATTTTATTAGGTTATTTTCTAATAAATTCTTTGATGTAGATAATTTCAAAGTAACTACATATGAAGGGGATTATAGAACTTACCAAAAGGACAAAAAGATACAACTAAAGGAAGAAAAAAAAGAAAATAGAGAAAAAGAATTTGAAATAGAAAAAACCCGTGAAAGAATTAAGAAAAAAGAAATATTAGTACAAGGAGTCGGAAATAATCGTTCTCATGCTGTAATCTTAAGAAGGATGGAAAGAGAATTAGAAAGATTAGAAAAAGGGAAAAATGTACATTCTAAAGAATCTGAATATACTTATAATTCTAGCCCTGAAGAATATCTTACAATTAATAAAGATATTGGAGATATAATAGCTTCAGTTAATAATGTTTCTAAGGAGTTCCCTGAAAAAACATTATATAAAGATGTTAACTTTGATATATTAAAGAACAGTAAAATATGTATCGTAGGAGAAAATGGAGCTGGAAAATCAACTTTATTAAAGATGATTTTAGGAGAAGAAGTCCCTACTACAGGAACTATTGATATAAACCCTAAGGCAAAATTCTCTTATATAGAGCAAGAAACTATCTTAGAAGATGAAAATATGAAGATTACAGAATATATTCAGGATAAAACTGGTCTAAACCAAGACTTTATTGAAGGAGCTATTGACTCTCTTTTCAATTACGAAGAAGAATTTAGAAGTAAAAAATTATATATGTTAAGTGGTGGAGAGAAAAAGAGATTAGAAATATTTACTAACATCTTAGCTGAAACTCATTTACTTGTAATAGATGAACCTTCTACTTATATGGATAGTTACTCTAGGTCTACAATTGCAAATATGTTAAATGAATATCACGGTGCCGTTGTCTTAGTAACTCATGACAAAGAATTATTAAGAATGATTAATTTTGAAATGTTTGATATTAGAGATAGATTATTTAGAGAGAAAGAAAGAGGTTAA